A region of the Clostridium estertheticum subsp. estertheticum genome:
CTCCATCATCTTTTGAGTATGAATATTTAGGGATTCCCGACACATCAATAATTAAATTTGTCTTTACATTTTTTTTATCTCGAAATCTAATGCCTGTACCTTCTATGAAAGCTTCCTTTTGTGGTGTATTCGTAATTTCGCTTATTTTATATTCGGCTCCATCCTTAACAATCTTAATAGAATATTCATCCACACAAGACAATGAACTACCTATAGACGTCCTACTAACCCTCACCTTAAAAACTCCACTTCTGCCAACCTCATTACTTTCTGTAACTTTATAACCCTTTATCTTCATATTGCTAATTGGCAAATCCGTAGCTTTACGATACAAATCTTTAGTATATAATTTTTTACCATTTTGAAAATCTTCTTTCATTATAAAATTCATATAACTTAAAACTACGTTGTTTGCAGTTTTAATTTCAAATGCATTTTTTTTTATCTTCTCTTCTTCCTTTTTATTTGAACATCCTGCAATAGACAAAATACAAAACAGTATTAATAAACAGCTTAAAAATTTTTTCAATATTTTCACTCCCTTCAATTCATTTATACTTAATATTTATAAATTAAAATAATTTATCATATTATAGTTTCCCTCAAACTAAATTTTTAATTTATATAATTATTATTTTAATTGAAATAATTGTTTTTTATTAAATAACACACATATATTTATATATATAAGCATCTTATTTAAGTGTGACTCTAAATTTAATAATTTTGTGGAGGAGATATCTTGAAAAAAACAATTGGTTTAGTATTTCAAACCGCGGCTGTATTTATTGGTACTATAGTAGGTGCAGGACTTGCTTCTGGTCAGGAAATAACTCAATTTTTCAGTACTTATGGCTATGTGAGTTTCTGGGGGATTCTTGTATGTTGTTTAATTTATATTATAGTAAGTTCAATCATTGTTTCTATTAGCCTAAAACATAAGTTAAGTTCCTATACCGAGCTTATAACTCTCGTAAGCCCAGGTTTTTTCGGTATAATCACGGATATTTTCACAAGTTTTTTCTTAGTAAGTGGTGCCGCCGTAATTCTCGCTGGAAGTGGTGCACTTCTTCACCAATATTTTGGTATTTCAAAATGGGTAGGAATTTTACTTATGGCTATAATCTCTTTATATACTGTGCTTAAGGATACTAAAGGATTAATAACTATAAATTCATTTATAGTTCCAACCTTAATTACAATTATTGTAACCATATTCGTTTTATATTTGCTATTTCACAAAGATATGTTAAGTGCTACTTATATAAAACAGATTCCCTCATATAAAGATAATATAATACCTGCTCAATGGTTTTTTTCAGCCTTGCTTTATGCAGGTTTTAATATGTTATGTTGTAGCGGTGTACTAGTCCCCCTAAGTCAAGAAATTAAATATAAACGAGTTCTTATTCCTGGTGTTATAATAGGTGCATTAGGTCTAACTATCTTATGTTATTTGATAAATACAATGCTTTTATTAAATATTCCTCAAATTTTTAAATATGAAATTCCCCTTCTTTATATAACACACCGTTTTGGCATGTTAATGCAAATTCTTCTACTTTGCGTAATCTTTTGTGAAATGTTTTCAACTGAAGTTTCCAATATCTATAGTGTTGGAAAAACTCTAGAGAAAAAGTTTGATATTTCTTATAAGAAAGCTGTTTTATTAATACTTGTTGTAGCTTTGCCTATCTCTCAAATTGGATTTAAAACTCTAATTAAAGTCCTCTATCCTGGTTTTGGTGCAATAAGTTTTATATTTTTAATTCAATGCATTTTGTTTTATAAGAAAACTACTAAAAGACAGAATTGACATTGTATATATCGAAGCTGTACAATTCTTATATATTCTAAGACTTGTAATTATAAATCAAGGAGATAAAAATGATAAATAAAAACACAAAAAAATTATACGACTCAACCTCTTTAGACATACTAAAAAAATGCAATTTATGTCCTAGGAAATGTTCTGTTAATAGATTAGATGGTGAATTAGGCTATTGCAACGCTTCTGAGTATATAAAAGTAGCTAAAGTTTCTTTGCATTATTGGGAAGAACCTTGTATTTCAGGTAAATTAGGTTCTGGTACTGTATTTTTTTCAAATTGTAATCTGAAATGTGTATTTTGCCAAAATTATAAAATAAGTCATAATAGTTTTGGAAAAACGATATCTATAAATCGCCTTAGTGAAATTTTTTTAGAGGAGCAGAAAAGAGGGGCACTCAATATAAATTTAGTTACGCCAACTCACTATGTTCCCCAGATAATAGAGTCCTTAAAACTGGCTAAACAAAGTGGTCTTAGTATTCCTATTCTCTATAATTCAAATGGATATGAAAATATAGACACCATTAAGTCACTCAAAGGATTCATTGATGTTTACCTGCCAGACTTAAAATATTATGGAGACAAATATGCTCTTAAATATTCAAAAGCACCTAATTATTTTAATACTGCAAGTAAAGTTATTACTGAAATGGTCTCACAAGTAGGGAAAGTAAAATTTGATGATAATGGGATAATTAAAAAGGGAGTAATAATTAGACATCTAATGCTGCCAGGTTTATTATTTGATTCTAAAAAAGTAATAGACTTCATACACTCTACCTTTAATGATGATGTTTATATTAGCTTAATGAATCAATATACCCCCCTACATGTAGAAACTAAATTTCCTGAAATAAACAAGACACTAAACCAGGATCATTATGATGCTTTAATAAACTACTGCTTAAACTTAGGGATAACAAAATGCTTTATTCAAGATAGTGGAACTTCCTCACCTGATTTTATACCCGATTTTAACTTAAGCGGAATATAACAAATGTCATTGTAACCTATTTCATCTTCTAATAATTAAAGGTCTCGATGATTTAATCATGGAGACCTTTAATTGTTCTATATAAGTTATGCTTTCATCTAAAATTAAATTTAAATCTTTTCAAAGAAAAATATAACTATATCTTATATTTCTTTAACTCCTCTTTAAATGAACTTGTTATCTTTTTGAACTCATATATACTGTCTATTAGCTTCTTAATTTCATTTGTATAGGTTCCAACACTTGCACTTACCTCTTCTGATGATGCGGAATTTTCCTCTGAAATTGCGGCTAATGACTCTATTGTTTCATATATGTTTGCAATAGATTTAGCTTCTCTATCTAACTCATTTATAGTATCTATCATTGCTGTTGAAACTGTTCTAACAGACATAGTGGCCTCATAACTTATATCTCTTACATCCTCTAGTCCCTTAGTCTCATTTTGCAAAATATCATATTGATCACCAATTTTATCAACAAGTACATTTATATCCTTAACAAACTCAATCAAATTGCTGTTGATTTCTTCTACAGCGCTCTTAGACTGTTCTGCAAGCTTTCTAACTTCATCTGCGACAACAGCAAATCCTTTTCCTTGTTCGCCTGCACGCGCAGCCTCTATGGATGCATTAAGAGCAAGTAAGTTTGTTTGCTCAGAAATTTGAGAAACAATCGATACTATGCTTGTTATGTCATGAGCCTTCGTTTCAAGCTTTATCCCATTATCCTTAACTTCCTGAAATTTTTCTAAAGTTCCAAGTATATTTTTACTTGTTTTATCAACACTTTCATAGCTATTGTTTATCTTTTCAAGAGCTTTTTCTAACTCATCCTTGTTATCATTCTCATTTTTAACAATATCCTTAAGCGATCTAATATTATCATTTAAGATTAAAACAGCATTTTCAGTACTCTCGGCTTGACTTACGGAAGTATCCGCCATTTGCTCAACTACTACTGATATATCCTCTGAGGTATCTTTCATTTTATTCGAAATCGTATTTATGTTTTGCGCAAAAGTATCCATCTCGTCAGTTACACCCTTAAACTCAACAAAATCTGCTCTAAATCCTTTTTTATATTTCTTAATGTTTTTGTATAACTCTTCGTACTCATCCCCAGTAACTATATCTCCATCTTCAACATAATTATTGCTATTAATCTGGTCTATAGTTTGCATGATTAGCTTCGCAGGTCTTCCCATTATAAAAGATGCAAGACATGATGCTACTCCAGAAATGATAGAGAAACCTAATACTTTTAAAATATCACCTGTACCAATTAATATCATTGCCCCAACCAAAGATACAATAAATGTAAATAGGCCTACTTTACCATGAGTATTATTAATAAAGCCTAATGATAGGATTTTATTAATTTTATATGTTTTTTTATAATAAATGTCCTTATCAAATGTAAGCTTTAAACTCAAGCTATCTGAAGTTTTATCTAATTGCTCAATTTTAACTTTTTCATTAAAATACTCACATGTACCATCTAATAGTCCTAAAAAATAATCAAACATCGCTCTTTTAGAATTATAAGTAAAAATAGCTTCCCTACTTGAAATGGGGGTTATCCCTACTAACGGTGGTTTTGCTCCAGCGAATTTTTTTGTCATTGCAACATGTATATCAAACAGCGATTTTAAAAACGAGTATACATTTTCAGTGTTAAAAAATGCAGGAAAATCTCTATGAAACGCTGTCAAATTATCTTTTCCTATGGTTCTCCACAATGCATCGATAGGTATATTTTGGTTTTTAGATATATCGCCAATTACATTTTTAACTTGGCTATCATCCACGTTCTCCACCGGTGAAAATATTTTCCGAGAATTCCACCCCACAGATTTCATCGCATTATTAACCGTATCGTCGCCATAAAGTTTTCTACATGTTTTCATCCAAGTAGCTACTACTGTTCCTTTCATAATAATATCCCCCCCTTGTTCCTCTATTGATTATCTTTTATTTTTAAAATCAATAGTTAATCCCCCATTAATTCATAGCCGTTATCACATCCTTCATGCATACTACTATTATAAGCTATCAGTAGTGATTTGTTAATACTATTAATTATTAATTAATCATTTTTATTCTATAATTAATGTTAAACTTCATTTATAAATAATATATCTACCATAAAAAATAGTTATAACTTAAACTGTATACTATCTAGTTTTGCAATTACCTTGATGTCATTGTGAGGAACTGTATCTGTTTTTAATGAAATTCTATTACTTATTAGCAGAACTTTGTTACTATCTAGTTTTTTTATCTGCCTTAACACTCTTTCTCCATTATAATCTAATAATGAAATAGAATTATTTTCAATTTCATGAGTCAAATGTGCAAAAGCAATATCTCCACTACAAATTCTGAACCCAAGCATATCATCATTTTCTATTTCTAAAAATAATACTTTATCTTGAGCGTATCCTTCTACTTTATTTGATATTATTGGCATTTGTTTCTTCCCTATAGCTTTAACTAAATCATATTTATAAATAGCAACATCTTTTAAAACTGAACTAAATGCATCGTTCCACACTTCATTTACTTTTCCTGCGATTGGTCTCTCAAGTTTTGGATTTCTTTCCTCTCTCTCCAAATCATCTTCAAATGCCACAGATCTATCTTCTATTTCTTCTCCTAAAATCTTAGATATTTTTTCTAAAAGTTTTTCATTTATAACTTTTTTTCCTAATTCAATATCATTAATAAACCCTTCAGAAACTCCAATTTTTTTACCTAATTGTTTTTGACTTACCTCTTTTGTTTCTCTTACTTGTTTAATCCTGTCTCCTACTCTACTCATAATTTCCCGCCTTTCCAATTAAATAATTGTTTTTAATCATTTGATTACAATTTTACACCATTTCTTGTCTATATAAAAATTTTTATTTAAAATTTATATTTATATATACAACGAAATATAAATCCTCTGCTTATAGCAGAAGATTTATATTTTGGATCCTGTACCTTATTTACTTTTCTTGTAAGCTTCTCTTTCTGCAATAAGATGATGCATAAGATAGCTAACTGTCCAATTAATAGATGTTGGTGTAACTGCTGCAAGTATTGTATCGCTGCTTTTAATTTGTCTTATATCGTCAATTAGCTCATACAATTCCTTATCTGCAAAGTTACTAAATATAAGTAATTTTTCATTAGGTAATTCACTATTACCCTCTGTTTTTTTAACATCTCGTAATACTTCCCTAATTGTTACGTTACCCATATTTTTCTTGATTACTCTGCAAGGTAATATATTTTGTTTTACTAGTAAATCATTAAATTTTTCTTCATCTGCACCAGTTAGTCCATATGCAAGGATAACTTTTTCATTAATAAGATCCACACTATATTCCCCCTACAATTTATTATTTTATATTTACTTTATTTTTTTTGGTTCATTGTACTTAATTCCTAAAGTATCAACACTCATATCTTTTATCTTTTGCTCTTTGTTTGGTTTATCTCTAAAATCTCTTTCGACCTTAGCTATTTCTAAAGCATTTTCCATCCCCTCAGTTACTTTACCAAAAGCTGCATAACTTCCATCTAAATGATAAGAATCAGCCACCATAATAAAGAACTGGCTCCCTGCTGAATCTGAGTCATTGGATCTAGCCATTGATAAAACACCCGTTGAATGTTTTAAATCGTTTTTAAATTTATTAGAAGAAAACTCACCCTTTATAGAATAGTCTGGTCCACCAACGCCTGTTCCTTCAGGACAGCCCCCTTGAATCATAAATCCTGGAATTACTCTATGAAAAACAAGTCCATTATAAAAGCCCTTATTTATAAGGCTAATAAAAT
Encoded here:
- a CDS encoding transporter; protein product: MLKKTIGLVFQTAAVFIGTIVGAGLASGQEITQFFSTYGYVSFWGILVCCLIYIIVSSIIVSISLKHKLSSYTELITLVSPGFFGIITDIFTSFFLVSGAAVILAGSGALLHQYFGISKWVGILLMAIISLYTVLKDTKGLITINSFIVPTLITIIVTIFVLYLLFHKDMLSATYIKQIPSYKDNIIPAQWFFSALLYAGFNMLCCSGVLVPLSQEIKYKRVLIPGVIIGALGLTILCYLINTMLLLNIPQIFKYEIPLLYITHRFGMLMQILLLCVIFCEMFSTEVSNIYSVGKTLEKKFDISYKKAVLLILVVALPISQIGFKTLIKVLYPGFGAISFIFLIQCILFYKKTTKRQN
- a CDS encoding radical SAM protein; amino-acid sequence: MINKNTKKLYDSTSLDILKKCNLCPRKCSVNRLDGELGYCNASEYIKVAKVSLHYWEEPCISGKLGSGTVFFSNCNLKCVFCQNYKISHNSFGKTISINRLSEIFLEEQKRGALNINLVTPTHYVPQIIESLKLAKQSGLSIPILYNSNGYENIDTIKSLKGFIDVYLPDLKYYGDKYALKYSKAPNYFNTASKVITEMVSQVGKVKFDDNGIIKKGVIIRHLMLPGLLFDSKKVIDFIHSTFNDDVYISLMNQYTPLHVETKFPEINKTLNQDHYDALINYCLNLGITKCFIQDSGTSSPDFIPDFNLSGI
- a CDS encoding heme NO-binding domain-containing protein, which encodes MKGTVVATWMKTCRKLYGDDTVNNAMKSVGWNSRKIFSPVENVDDSQVKNVIGDISKNQNIPIDALWRTIGKDNLTAFHRDFPAFFNTENVYSFLKSLFDIHVAMTKKFAGAKPPLVGITPISSREAIFTYNSKRAMFDYFLGLLDGTCEYFNEKVKIEQLDKTSDSLSLKLTFDKDIYYKKTYKINKILSLGFINNTHGKVGLFTFIVSLVGAMILIGTGDILKVLGFSIISGVASCLASFIMGRPAKLIMQTIDQINSNNYVEDGDIVTGDEYEELYKNIKKYKKGFRADFVEFKGVTDEMDTFAQNINTISNKMKDTSEDISVVVEQMADTSVSQAESTENAVLILNDNIRSLKDIVKNENDNKDELEKALEKINNSYESVDKTSKNILGTLEKFQEVKDNGIKLETKAHDITSIVSIVSQISEQTNLLALNASIEAARAGEQGKGFAVVADEVRKLAEQSKSAVEEINSNLIEFVKDINVLVDKIGDQYDILQNETKGLEDVRDISYEATMSVRTVSTAMIDTINELDREAKSIANIYETIESLAAISEENSASSEEVSASVGTYTNEIKKLIDSIYEFKKITSSFKEELKKYKI
- a CDS encoding S24 family peptidase, yielding MSRVGDRIKQVRETKEVSQKQLGKKIGVSEGFINDIELGKKVINEKLLEKISKILGEEIEDRSVAFEDDLEREERNPKLERPIAGKVNEVWNDAFSSVLKDVAIYKYDLVKAIGKKQMPIISNKVEGYAQDKVLFLEIENDDMLGFRICSGDIAFAHLTHEIENNSISLLDYNGERVLRQIKKLDSNKVLLISNRISLKTDTVPHNDIKVIAKLDSIQFKL
- a CDS encoding DUF3783 domain-containing protein; translation: MDLINEKVILAYGLTGADEEKFNDLLVKQNILPCRVIKKNMGNVTIREVLRDVKKTEGNSELPNEKLLIFSNFADKELYELIDDIRQIKSSDTILAAVTPTSINWTVSYLMHHLIAEREAYKKSK
- a CDS encoding peptidylprolyl isomerase → MNPIVTINMQDGKVIKAELYPEVAPNTVNNFISLINKGFYNGLVFHRVIPGFMIQGGCPEGTGVGGPDYSIKGEFSSNKFKNDLKHSTGVLSMARSNDSDSAGSQFFIMVADSYHLDGSYAAFGKVTEGMENALEIAKVERDFRDKPNKEQKIKDMSVDTLGIKYNEPKKIK